From the genome of Planctomycetia bacterium:
CGGCACCGGTAGTTAGACGGCGTTAGTTAGCTTGCATTCCAGGCTAACGCTTCGGCGAGCCGTTTCGGCGCGGTGCGGAAGAGCTTCACGTATTCGTCGTGCGTCGGCTTGAGGCGCACATGGGCCTTCGCACCGTGGTTAAGTGCGATATCGGCGAGCTTGTGCCGCATGAACGGATTGCGCAAGCGATCGAACGTCTGATCGGCGAACTCGGCGACGTCGTCGACCCGATACGCGATCGTCGGCACGATCTCTTCGTAGAGCAAGCCACGAACCCAGCGCGTGGCGACGGCGTTGCGGAGCACGTCTTGTACGGTCTCGAAACCGGCCGGCAAGAACTTGGCGACCATCGCCGAGTGGAGCCCGTTGAGAATGCGAACCTTGCGCAAGTAGAACGGCGTGAGGTCGTCGACGATGCGAATCGCCGGATGCGCGAACAGCGGCGCTTCACGCCCCGCCGGCTTCTCGATCGCCCAGAGCGTATAAGGCTCGGCCGAGGTGAAGAGCGGGTCTTGCTTCGTAAGGGGATGATCGGCCGGCGGCGGCGTGACCATGCAGTCGACCAAGTTGTTGAGCCACAAGCAGCGACGGAGCCAAGCGTGAAACTCGCCGGGCAAGCGAAGCCGCTCGGCTTGCGTTGCGACGAGCTCGGAAAGCTTCGCGGCGTTGCGCTCGATCAGCTCGCAGGGGATGATCGTGAGAGGTTCGAGCCCTGCCCGAAAGCGGCTCCAGAGAACTTGCGTGAGTTTGCCGGGCAGCGTTTTCGGCACGGTGGTCTTCCGCTGCGCCACAGCCTCGCCGGCCGCATCGGCTTGCGCAGCCTCGCCGGAATCGGCATCGTCGAGCACGTAGCCGGCTTCGGTGGCGTTGCTCACGATGAACTTCAATTCAGGTGATCGGGCGACCTCGAGCACGGCCGGCCACGACTCGGAGGCGACCAGCGCTCGGCTGACGCTGCGCACCGTTTCGACTCGGTCGACCACTTCGCCGGCCTCGTAGCCGCGCACGACGACATGAAAGCCGCCGGAACCGGAACTCAACAACTCGGCGCGGCTGCCGGGAGTCGATTGCACGACGACGACCGAACCGACGCCGAGCCCGGCATCGTTGGCGTGTTGTACGAAGCGATCGACGAAAGCGCGGAGGAAACGGCCGGCGCCGAATTGCAGAATGGTTTCCATCGTGATGTGTCTCGGTGTCTCTCTAGGTGGGTGCGTCGTTCAATTCGGTTAACTGTCTTCGGAGTTGTCGTCGAAGTCATCGGCGTCGAAGCTGCCGCCGTCGTCGGAGTCGTCATCATCGTCGTCGTCCGGAGCATGATCTTGCTTCGCGCGTCGGGCTCGTTCTTGGAGATAACCTTGGGTCGTGCGGCGGATGATCGTCGTCGAAACGTATGCTCCGACACCTACTACGAGGGGATAGAGGACGAAGAAAATCAGTTGCTCCATCGCGTTTGCCGGCCAACGGCCGCGCAGCAACTCGCCGAGGAACTGCAACAAGAGAACGCCGCAACAGATCGCCAGCGGAAGAAATAAGAACCAAACCCCGAGCACGACGATCAAACTGCGCGGCGCTTCTTGCACTTTGCGGTATGTCCAACCGGAAGTCTTGATCGTATCGAACGCATCGTTCACGGCATGGGCCGTGATGGGTGCGCCGCACGCAACGCAGTAGTTCTTATGCGGACTATTCACCCACCCGCAACTGAGGCAAACGACCTCGTTATCTTTCGGCGGCGGAGAAGGCATGCGTCGATGAACCCGACAAAACTCGGCGGACGGAGACGGAACTCAAGCACCGAGTATATCGTGAGGTCGGCTCGGCTGCGCGCTCCGAAAAGCGTAGGCCGTCGTCGCTTTTAGTACGCGTGTCGGCTGCGGAAGCCGCGGGTGATCGTCAGCGCGAGGATCTTGAGATCGAGCCAGAACGACCAATGGGCGATGTAATAGAGATCGCATTCGAGCCGTTTGCGTAGCGAGGTGTTGCCGCGCCAGCCGTTCACTTGGGCCCAACCGGTCATGCCGCACTTCACGCGCTGCCGTTGATAGTAGCTCGGGAGTTGCCGTCGGAAGCGTTCGACGAAGACCTCGCGCTCCGGCCGCGGCCCGACGAGGCTCATCTCACCGGCCAAGACGTTGAACAGTTGCGGAAGTTCGTCGAGGCTCCAGCGCCGCATGAATCGGCCGAGCGGCGTGCAACGATCGTCGTCGCGGGCCGTCCAGACCGGACCGGTTTTCCGTTCGGCATCGGCGCGCATGCTCCGAAACTTGAGCATGAAGAACGGTTTGCCGCCGAGGCCCGAGCGCTGTTGATGAAAGAAGACCGGCCCGCGACTCGAAAGCTTCACGGCCGCGGCGAGTGCGACCATCAGCGGCGAGAGGGCGACGAGGGCCGCCGTGCCGACCAGGAGATCAAGCGTGCGCTTGGCAAGCGAGCCGACGCCGATGTGCGGGTCGCTGCGGAGCGCGATGAACGAAAGATTGTCGACCTCGAGCGTGGCGAGCTGCATGCCAGCCATGTTGGGGCGGTCGGGCACAAGTTGCACTTCGACGAGCAGCTCGTCGAGCTGACGATAGACGCGCGGCAATTCGCCGTAGCGCGCCAAGGGAAGCGCGACGAAGACGTGGTCGGCATCCGTTTGCGCGACGACTTCGGCCAGTCGATCGATCGAGCCGAGGCGCGGGAGCGAGGTCGGCTCGCGCATCGGGCGGTCGTCGACGAAGCCGACCGCTTCCAGGCCGGTCCAGCCGTTACGCGCGATCGTCTCGGCAACCAAGCGGCCGGTTCGTCCGCAGCCGACGATCACGGCGCGGCTATGGTTGAGCCCGCGGCGGCGCAAATACTTGATGGTTCGCCACACGACGCGCCGGGCCAGCGAGAGCCCGACGAAATTCAAGATGAGGAACAGGCCGAAGGCGAGGCGCGATTCGTAGACGTCGCGCCGATAGAAGACGACGGCGGTCGCCAAGAGCAACATGAGGAAACAGGCTTTGCAGATATCGCCGGCCTCGCGCGGAAGCTCGCGCATGCGGTGGACGACATAGAGCCCGCTGAAGCGATAAGCGGCGGCTGCCGACAGTAGGACGAGCGGCAAGGCCTGCGCCATTTGCGGGATGCTCGGCACCCCCTCGGGCGCAGGCCAGCAGGCGAAGCGAATCGCATACGACACGAACCACGCCACGGCCGTGACCACGAGATCGCAGCCGAGAAACACCATCGCGAGCTTGTCGCCGTGCCGCCGATACATAGCAGGTCGCACTCCCGAAGCGGGTTGAGGGGCGGACTTGTATCAAAACGACTTGCGCGGGGTCAAGACGACTACGACGCGGCGTTAGATGCCGCCTCGCGAACCTCTTTGCGGAAGCGTGCTTGCTCTC
Proteins encoded in this window:
- a CDS encoding altronate dehydrogenase → METILQFGAGRFLRAFVDRFVQHANDAGLGVGSVVVVQSTPGSRAELLSSGSGGFHVVVRGYEAGEVVDRVETVRSVSRALVASESWPAVLEVARSPELKFIVSNATEAGYVLDDADSGEAAQADAAGEAVAQRKTTVPKTLPGKLTQVLWSRFRAGLEPLTIIPCELIERNAAKLSELVATQAERLRLPGEFHAWLRRCLWLNNLVDCMVTPPPADHPLTKQDPLFTSAEPYTLWAIEKPAGREAPLFAHPAIRIVDDLTPFYLRKVRILNGLHSAMVAKFLPAGFETVQDVLRNAVATRWVRGLLYEEIVPTIAYRVDDVAEFADQTFDRLRNPFMRHKLADIALNHGAKAHVRLKPTHDEYVKLFRTAPKRLAEALAWNAS
- a CDS encoding zinc finger Ran-binding domain-containing protein codes for the protein MPSPPPKDNEVVCLSCGWVNSPHKNYCVACGAPITAHAVNDAFDTIKTSGWTYRKVQEAPRSLIVVLGVWFLFLPLAICCGVLLLQFLGELLRGRWPANAMEQLIFFVLYPLVVGVGAYVSTTIIRRTTQGYLQERARRAKQDHAPDDDDDDDSDDGGSFDADDFDDNSEDS
- a CDS encoding undecaprenyl-phosphate glucose phosphotransferase, which gives rise to MYRRHGDKLAMVFLGCDLVVTAVAWFVSYAIRFACWPAPEGVPSIPQMAQALPLVLLSAAAAYRFSGLYVVHRMRELPREAGDICKACFLMLLLATAVVFYRRDVYESRLAFGLFLILNFVGLSLARRVVWRTIKYLRRRGLNHSRAVIVGCGRTGRLVAETIARNGWTGLEAVGFVDDRPMREPTSLPRLGSIDRLAEVVAQTDADHVFVALPLARYGELPRVYRQLDELLVEVQLVPDRPNMAGMQLATLEVDNLSFIALRSDPHIGVGSLAKRTLDLLVGTAALVALSPLMVALAAAVKLSSRGPVFFHQQRSGLGGKPFFMLKFRSMRADAERKTGPVWTARDDDRCTPLGRFMRRWSLDELPQLFNVLAGEMSLVGPRPEREVFVERFRRQLPSYYQRQRVKCGMTGWAQVNGWRGNTSLRKRLECDLYYIAHWSFWLDLKILALTITRGFRSRHAY